From a region of the Zingiber officinale cultivar Zhangliang chromosome 10B, Zo_v1.1, whole genome shotgun sequence genome:
- the LOC122029920 gene encoding uncharacterized protein LOC122029920, which translates to MGNHGEGDNPNCCCRFHPEQTIVGVCALCLRERLLVLAANSEQKPLKQSKSSAIIGKVFALPSFYLSHANNKFDDEAASASISSLEESFISIKFEENGHASWYSNRSIPSSTGLFIDCTKHRSSSRSMAEHSDETVLKWCDRIGQLAKYWKNKKQRSINKTCKKKQQCN; encoded by the exons ATGGGAAATCATGGAGAAGGTGACAACCCTAATTGCTGCTGCCGTTTCCACCCCGAGCAAACGATAGTGGGAGTGTGTGCTCTCTGCTTGAGAGAAAGGCTCCTGGTTTTGGCCGCCAATTCTGAGCAAAAACCACTGAAGCAGTCCAAGTCCAGCGCCATAATTGGCAAAGTATTCGCTCTGCCTTCCTTCTACCTCTCTCACGCCAACAACAAATTTGATGACGAGGCTGCTTCTGCTTCCATCTCCAGCCTCGAAG AATCGTTCATATCGATCAAATTTGAGGAGAATGGGCACGCATCATGGTATAGTAACAGAAGCATACCATCCTCCACTGGCTTGTTCATTGATTGTACAAAGCACAGAAGTAGCAGCAGGAGCATGGCGGAGCACAGTGATGAGACGGTGCTGAAGTGGTGCGACAGGATTGGTCAATTGGCAAAGTACTGGAAGAACAAGAAGCAGAGGTCCATTAACAAGACATGCAAGAAGAAGCAGCAGTGCAATTAG
- the LOC122029641 gene encoding hexosyltransferase GAUT11-like: MRRRATEFRRPSRRRIPGWIWLLLLISVTAGMVLFFFQHRQDQVATPVQENILDAEEEMRATLNFTQELLSSNSFARQLAEQMTLAKAYLVIAKEHDNLQFAWELSSRIRNCQLLLAQAAAGKVITQKEAGPIITQLAQLIYKAQDSHYDISTIIDTLRSHVLALEERANSAIVQSAEFGRLATEVVSKSLHCVSIKLTEEWFRNPAHQRLSEEVRNSPRLVDNNLYHFCIFSDNVLATSVVINSTVSNADHPQQLVFHVVTDEVNYWAMTTWFLGNDFGGCTIEVRSIEELSWLNASYSPLVKQMVQDGSKGSIGEMKYKNMIFGLLLKHLHFYIPQIQPLLEKVVFLDDDVVVQKDLTALYSVELHGNVIGAVETCLEAFHRFYKYINFSNPIIGSKFDPQTCGWAFGMNIIDLIAWRKSNITAKYHYWLEQNADKTLWKAGTLPPGLLTFYGLMEPLDRRWHVLGLGYDSDIDDRLIESAAVLHYNGNLKPWLKLAIRRYKHLWERYINFSHPLIRDCIVR, translated from the exons ATGCGGCGTAGGGCGACGGAGTTCCGGCGTCCATCGAGAAGGCGGATCCCCGGCTGGATCTGGTTGCTTCTTCTGATTTCTGTCACGGCGGGGATGGTTCTCTTCTTCTTCCAGCATCGCCAGGACCAGGTTGCCACGCCCGTTCAG GAAAATATTCTAGATGCTGAGGAAGAAATGCGTGCAACTTTAAATTTCACACAAGAGCTTTTGAGCAGTAATTCCTTTGCTAGGCAACTTGCTGAGCAGATGACACTTGCTAAGGCGTACCTTGTCATAGCCAAAGAGCATGATAACCTTCAATTTGCTTGGGAGCTTAGCTCACGAATAAGAAATTGTCAATTGTTGCTTGCCCAAGCAGCTGCTGGGAAAGTAATCACTCAGAAAGAAGCAGGTCCTATTATCACTCAATTAGCACAGTTAATATACAAGGCCCAAGACTCCCATTACGACATAAGTACGATAATAGACACATTGAGGAGTCATGTGCTTGCGCTGGAAGAGCGTGCAAATTCAGCAATAGTGCAGAGTGCTGAGTTTGGTCGATTGGCTACGGAAGTTGTATCCAAGAGTCTTCATTGTGTAAGCATAAAACTCACTGAGGAGTGGTTTAGAAATCCTGCACATCAAAGACTTTCTGAAGAGGTGAGGAATTCTCCTAGGCTTGTGGACAACAACCTCTATCATTTCTGTATTTTTTCAGATAATGTGTTGGCAACTTCTGTTGTCATAAATTCAACAGTCTCAAATGCAGATCATCCTCAACAGCTTGTGTTCCATGTGGTGACTGATGAGGTCAACTACTGGGCCATGACAACATGGTTTCTTGGAAATGACTTTGGAGGCTGCACGATAGAAGTACGGAGCATAGAAGAGTTGTCTTGGTTGAATGCCTCATACTCTCCTTTAGTCAAGCAGATGGTTCAGGATGGTTCAAAAGGTTCAATAGGGGAAATGaagtataagaatatgatatttggaTTGTTGCTGAAACATTTACATTTCTACATCCCACAGATACAACCCCTGCTCGAAAAGGTGGTGTTCCTTGATGATGATGTTGTGGTGCAGAAGGATTTGACTGCTCTATACTCGGTGGAATTACATGGCAATGTTATTGGCGCTGTGGAGACTTGCCTAGAGGCATTCCATCGCTTCTACAAGTATATCAACTTTTCTAATCCAATTATTGGTTCAAAGTTTGATCCTCAGACCTGCGGGTGGGCATTTGGGATGAACATCATTGACCTCATAGCATGGAGAAAATCTAACATTACTGCCAAATATCACTACTGGTTGGAGCAGAATGCAGACAAAACACTTTGGAAGGCAGGGACACTTCCTCCTGGTCTCCTTACATTTTATGGTCTGATGGAACCCCTTGATCGGCGATGGCATGTATTAGGTCTAGGGTATGACTCGGATATTGATGATAGGTTGATTGAGAGTGCAGCTGTTTTGCACTATAATGGGAACCTGAAACCGTGGCTAAAGTTGGCTATCAGAAGATATAAACATTTGTGGGAACGGTACATTAATTTCTCTCATCCGCTTATTAGAGATTGCATTGTGCGTTAA